From one Helicoverpa zea isolate HzStark_Cry1AcR chromosome 10, ilHelZeax1.1, whole genome shotgun sequence genomic stretch:
- the LOC124633883 gene encoding uncharacterized protein LOC124633883, which translates to MAAKFLALFVIAAALTQGQAITQITLPDEHYTFLTNPLIGKSLSIPKSFLDTLQSCNVIFPNGATYEAYPNNRLPAGPVSFLHAVQPFTSCAIGFLGADVSYSGTYELMSLVHHSADNSLSLIRQRFHLTLVEIDPWKGEVEA; encoded by the exons ATGGCAGCCAAATTCTTAGCTTTATTTGTGATAGCCGCGGCATTGACCCAAG GTCAAGCCATCACTCAAATCACTCTACCCGACGAGCACTACACATTCCTGACAAACCCGCTCATCGGCAAATCTCTATCGATCCCCAAGTCTTTCCTGGATACCCTTCAATCTTGCAACGTCATCTTCCCAAATGGAGCAACCTACGAAGCTTACCCTAACAACAGACTGCCCGCAGGACCTGTTTCGTTCTTGCATGCCGTCCAACCTTTTACCAGCTGTGCTATAGGATTCTTGGGAGCTGATGTGTCCTACAGTGGTACTTATGAACTGATGTCTTTAGTCCATCATTCGGCTGATAATAGTCTGAGTTTGATACGGCAAAGATTCCATTTGACCCTTGTTGAAATTGATCCGTGGAAGGGAGAAGTTGAGGCTTGA